CCATCTCGATACGCTGGCGATCCACACGCCGGTCAGAGCGATCCGACGACCGGCGCGATTATGACGCGCCGATCTATCAGACATCGACCTACGTGCAGGCCGCACCGGCCGAGCGTTCGAGAGCTGAATACAGCCGCACCGACAACCCGACCCGCTCGGCTGCAAAGAGTGCGTCGCGGCCATCGGGGCAGTAAGTTCGGGCTGGCGTTCGCCAGCGGGCTGGCCGCCATCGACACGATCGGCGCGCCTGTTCAGCCCCGGCGATCACATAATCTCGTCGGGGATGACGTGTACGGCGGCGTTTCGCTTGTTCGAGAGAGTCCTCGCGCGTTACGGCCTGACGTTCAGCTGGGTCGACCTGACCGATCTGGATGCGGTGAAAGCGGCGTTTACCCCGGCGACCCGCCTGCTGTGGCTGGAGACGCCGACCAATCCGATGCTGCGCCTTGCCCGATATCGCCCGCGCTGGCCGCGCCGTGCCCCTTCGAGCGCGTGCTGGTGGCCGTCGACAACACGTTTTGCAGCCCCGTCATCCAACAGCCCTGCTGCTGGGTGCGGGACACATCGTGATACGCCAGCACGAAGTATCTTGGGGCCACTCCGACGTGGTTGGCGGCGTGGTCGCGTTCAACGACCCGGAGATTTACGCCCAACTGAAGTTTCTGCAGAACGCCATCGGCGCGGTGCGGGGGCCGCTGGTAACGGTTCCTCACCCTGCGCGGCATCAAGACCCTCGGCGTACGCATCGAACGGCACAGCAGCAACGCCACCGCCGTCGCGCGCATGCTCGAAGACCACCCTGCCGTCCGGCAGGTCATCTACCCCGGCCTCGACAGCCACCCCCAGTACGCACTGGCACAGCGCCAAATGCGCCTCCCCGGCGGCATGATCTCGGTGATCCTGCGACACCGCCGAACAGGCGCATCGCCTCGTCACGCGGACGAAGCTGTTGCCCGCACTCGCCGAGTCGCTGGGCGGCGTGAGCTTGATCGAGCACCGCGTACAGCAGGACTCACGCCAGCACCGCCGACAGCGACATCGCCGTGCCCCCCGCAGTTGGTGCGCCTGAGCGTCGGCATCAGAACGTCGACGACCTGATCGACGACTTGCGGACGGCGCTGGCCGACTGACAACCGTTGAAGCGGACTTGCCTTAACGCCTTGTTGAAGTGTTGACAACGTCACGCTAAAATTCCGCTGGTCCAGTCGGGGTAGGAACGAAAGCTCACGCCAGACAACTATCTTGGCCATCTCGGTTATCTCTAAAGCGAGGACCTCTTGTACGAATCCAAACGACAAGGGGCGCGTACGCTGCTCTTGACCGAGGAGAAGCTCAAGGACGAGTGGCCGCGGGACGCTGTCGACGATGTTCCAGATGCCCAATCTCAGCAACGGCTCCCGGACGTTCCACGCGGTATCGTATCTGGCGCGGACACCAGAAGATCGACGCAATCATCCCGCTGGACGAGTACGACGTCGAAATGGCGGCGATCCTGCGCGAACATCTACGTTTGCGCGGCATGGGGCCACAACCAGACCAAGAACTTTCGCGACAAGCTGGCGATGCGAGAAGTCACGTCGCGCGCCGGGCTGCGCGTGCCGGAGTCCGTCGGCGTCATCAACCACGAGGACATCCACGCGTATACCGACCATGTCCCGCCGCCGTGGGTGCTCAGCCGCGCTGGAAGCCGGCGCGATGGGCATCAAGCGCGTGGCGAACAAGGACGAACTGTGGTGGTTCATCAACGAATTGGGCGATCAAGCCTCGTTCCGCGTTATGGAGCAGTACGTCCCGGGCGACGTGTAACACGCCGACGCGCTCACGGTGAACGGCGAAACGATCTTCGTCAACGTGTCGTTACGGCAGGCCGCCGCTCGCCAGCCATGACGGCGGCGTATTCACGACCTACACGCTGCCGGCCAGCGACCCGGACGCCGAAGCCATCATCCGCTGAATCGTCCGGTGATCGAGGCGTTAGGGCAAAGCCATGGCCCGACCCATGCAAAGTTCATCAAGGGTCACGCCGACGGCGAGTTCTAGTTTGCCCGGAGATCGCCGCCCGTGTCGGCGGCGCGCACATTACCGACCTCGTCGCCGCGACGACCGGGCGTAAACCTGTGGGCAGAGTGGGCAAGGCTGGAAATCGCCACCGCGCGGCGAACCGTACAGCCTTCCCCGCTCAAGAACCTGCACGGCACGCTTTTGGTTTGCCTCGCCAAGCAGGAATGGCCGGACCTCAACACCTATAACGCGCCGGAAGTGGTCTGGCGCATCCACAAGTCGCACCACGCGGGGGTTGATCATCGCCGGTGAAGAACGCGACACGATCGACGCCCTGCGCGCCGAGTACGGCGAGCGTTTCGTTCGGGATTTCCTCGCCGTCGCACCGGCGCGCGAAAGCCATCTCGACGCCTAGCATGCCCGTGTATTGCCGACCTGATCCGAACGCCCGCCCGTGGATCACGCTGCCTGCCGGACAGCCCCGCTAATGCCCGTCCTGACGCCCTCGCTGCGACCGACGCCGGAGCGGGTCGGCGCACTGAGCGACTTTACCGGCACGGGCGTAACCATCGCGGTGATCGACAGCGGCTTTTATGCGCATCCCGACCTGCGCGGGCGCATCCGCGTCCACGTGGACGCCACGACCGACGACATCGTCGAGTCGCAGAGTGTGTCCAAGTCGCCGGCATATAGCTGGCACGGCATGATGACCAGCGTGATTTGCGCCGGGGACGGATGGCGCAGCGGCGGGAAGTACCGCGGCATCGCCAGCGGCGCCGAGCTTGTGCTGGTCAAGATCAGCAGTCCCAAGAACGAGGTCAAAGAGGTCGACATACAGCGCGGGCTGGAGTGGGTGCTGGCCAATCACCGCCGCTACCACATCCGGGTCGTGAACCTGTCGGTCGGCGGCGACTTCGTCAGCTACGACGGCCAACATCCACTGCATCTGGTAATCCGCACGCTGACGCAGGAAGGCGTGATCGTGGTCGCGGCCGCCGGCAACCGCCCGGTGAATCACCTGCTGCCGCCCGCCTCGTCGGCCGAAGCCATTACCGTAGGCGGGCTGGACGACAACAACACCGACGACCGCAGCGAATGGCGCTTGTACGGCCACAACAGCGGGCTGGCCTACGACGGCTCGGACAAGCCGGATCTGGTCGCGCCGGCGCGTTGGATCGCATCGCCGATCATGCCAAGCACGCCGGTCGCGTGGGAGGCGTTCTGGATTGGTCCGCTGCTGGAGAATTCAGCGAAACATCCGATCCGCCAGCTCATGGAGTCTGGAAGCGCCGACAGGGGCCTGACCAAGCTGTTCGGCCAACCATACAGCCCAACTTGCTGAGCACGCTGCAGGCGCGCGCTTACGAACATAAACTCATCGACGCGTACCACCAGCACGTCGACGGCACATCGGTCGCCACGCCGATTGTGACGTCGGTGATCGCGCAGATGCTCGAAGTCAATGCGGAACTGTCGCCGGCGCAGGTCAAAGCCGTGCTCAAGCGGACAGCTCAGGTGCTGGAGGATCGCGAATCAACCCGGCAGGGGGGCCGGGTGCTCGATGCCGCCGCTGCAGTGCGCATGGTGCGCGCTGGCGGCTTAGGGGAAACGATCACTATGACCGCGAATACCACCGCTGGTACAGTCCGTCGCTCCAGCGGGACATGGAACTGCTCATTTTCGGACATGCCGGCGCGCGGGTACTCGTATTTCCCACCAGCCGCGGCAAGTATTACGAGTGGAAGACCGCGGCATGTGGAGCAAGCTGTCGTGGTTCATCGACAATGGACACTTGCAGTTCTACTGCGTCGACAGCGTCGACGGCGAAAGTTGGTACAACCGTCATGCGCATCCGGGCCAGCGCGCGTGGCGGCAGACGCAGTATGACAACTACCTGTATAACGAGGTCGTGCCGCTGTCGCGCAGCAAGAACCCGAATCCGTTCATGATCACGCTGGGGCGAGCTTCGGCGCGTACCACGCGATGAACCGGCCTCAAGCACCCGGACGCGGTCGGGCGTATCCTCGGCCTGAGCGGGATTTACGACATCAGCTACTGGACGGACGGCTGGAATGGCGAGCACGTCTACCTCAACAACCTGACGTGGTACATCCCCGGCGAGAACGACCCGCGCCGGATCGCCATGCTGCAGCAGCTCGACATCATCATGGTAGCCGGCAGCGACGACCCGCTGCTCGATCGTTCCCGGACGATGAGCCGCGTGCCGTGGTCGAAGGGCATCGGCAACGCCCTGCGCGAGTGGAACGGCTGGAATCACGACTGGGGCTACTGGGAGCAGATGATCCGCGCGTACATCGGCGGACACGACTAGACGCAACCCGGGCTGCCGCACGCTGTGTGAGCGGCCTTGCTAAACGAAGAGAAGGCTCGCATCGAGCCGGGAGCGTGAACTATGGCAGAACCGTTGAAGATTGGATTGTTTGTCGGGCGCGAGTGGTCGTTTCCGCCCGCGTTCATCGAAGAGGTCAACAAGCGGAACGAGGGCGTGGTCGCCGAGTTCATGAACATCGGCGGGACGCGCATGAACGAAGCGGTGCCGTACCGCGTCATCATCGACCGCATCAGCCACGAAGTGCCGTATTACCGGTCGTTCCTCAAGAACGCGGCGCTGCAAGGTGAAGGTCGTCAACGACCCATTCATGTGGTCGTCCGACGACAAGTTCTTCGACGCCAGCCTCGCCGACCAGTTGGGCGTGGCGCATCCGAAGACGGTCGTGCTGCCCAACCACAGCTACGTCCCCGGCATCGTGCCGAACGAGAGCCTGCGCAACCTGACCTACCCGCTCGACTGGTATACGCTGGTCGAGTACGTCGGCGGCTTCCCGGTGATCCTCAAGGATGCCCACGGCGGCGGCTGGCAGGACGTGTACGTGGCGCACAGCATGGAAGAGCTGTGGCACTACTACAACCAGTCCGGCCTGCTGACGATGGTCTTGCAGGAGTACATCACGTGGGACAACTACGCGCGCGTGATGTGCCTCGGCCAAAATGACATCTACGTGATGAAGTACAAGCCCGGCCGCCACGGCGCGGGCCGCTACTTCGAAGAGCACGACTTCTCGCGCGAGCTGTACGACCGCATCGTGCGCGACAGCATCGCGCTGGTCGAGGCGCTCGGCTACGACATGAACACGGTCGAGTTCGCCATCCGCGACGGCATCCCGTACGCCATCGACTTTATGAACCCGGCGCCGGACATGGACATCAATTCGCTCGGCAAGAAGCACTTCGAGTGGATGGTGACGCACATGGCCGATATGTGCATTCGGCTGGCCAAGTCGGACGCGTCGACCGGATCGCGCTACGTGTGGTACGAAAAGGCGAATAACGCCCGGAGCAAATAGCCATGATTCAGCAGGCCATCCAGCACTACCACGATCTGCTCGTCGGCGGCCTTGCTGAAGAGACGCACCAACAGCTCATGGAGTGGCAGCGCGAGCGCCGCCTGTACTTTGGCGCCGTGCCGGTCTGCCGCGTGCTGCGCCCGCACTTCTATAACGTCGAGGCGTGGGAGTACCTGCGCGAGCGCACGGCGCTGGTGCTGAGCGCCTTCCGCAAGGCGCACGACGCCGCGATGAACGACGTGAAGCTGCGCGAGCAGCTCGACCTCGAGCCGTACGAGGAGGAGATGCTGCACGTCGACAAAGACGCGCGCATCGACACGCCGTGGACGTCCTCGCGGCTCGACTCGTTCTTCCGGCCCGAGACCGGCTACCTCAAGTTCGTCGAGTACAACGCGGAGACTCCGGCCGGCATCGGCTATGGCGACACGCTGACCGGCGTGTTCGAAGACCTGCCGGTGTTCCACCGCTTCCAGCAGCGCTACCGCGTTCAGCCGACGCGCGGCATGAGCCACCTGCTAGAGTGCATCCTGCGCGGGTACCGCGAGTGGGGCGGCCATGACCGTCCGCAGATCGCCGTGCTGGATTGGGCCAACGTGCCGACCCGCAACGAGCACTACATGAGCGCCGAGTACTTCGAGTCGCACGGCTATACGTCGATCGTGACCGAGCCGGAGGCGCTCGAATACCGCGACGGCGGGCTGTATCAGGGTGACTTCAAGGTCGACATCATCTACAAGCGCGTGCTGTGCACCGAGTTGATCCACCAGCTCGGCATGCAGCACGACGTGGTGCGCGCGGTGCGCGACGGCGCGGTGTTCATCACCAACTCGTTCAGCGCCAAGCTGCTGGCGAAGAAGGCGTCGCTGGCGGTGTTGAGCGACGAGACCAACGCGCACCTGTTCTCCCCGCGCGAGCTGGACGCCGTCCATGCGCACATCCCGTGGACGCGCCGCGTGCAGGATCGCAAGACGACCTACGAGGGGCAGGAGGTCGACCTGCTGGAGTGGGTGGCCGACAACCGGCACAAGCTGGTGATCAAGCCCAACGACGAGTACGGCGGCAGCGGAGTCATCATTGGCTGGGAGGTCGACAGCGACCGCTGGAACGCGGCGATCGGGCACGCCATGACGACCCCGCACGTGGTGCAGGAGCGCGTGCAGACCATCGAGCGCGACTACGCGGCGATGATCGACGGCCGGCTCGACATCAGCAAGCGGTACGTGGACGCCGACCCGTACGCCTACTACGGCGAGCGCATCGAGGGCTGCCTGACGCGCCTGTCCGGCACGGCCCTGCTCAACGTCACCGCCGGCACCGGCTCGGTCGTGCCGGTGTTCGTGATTGAGGAAGCCGGGGCGTAGAGACGCCGAACGTCTCCGCCCGAAACACCAACCTGCCGACGATGAGGGTGGCCGAACGCTGCGCGCCGTGGGCTCGCGGAAGAAGTTTGCCGCGGGGGGCCGGGGGCTCGGCGGGGTGGTTACCATGGAGATAACTACGAAAGCATGCCAGGAAACACAAGATGCGCAATGTGTCCCACATCGTCAATTGGAGTTGATGCGAAACAAGGCGAGTTTACGTGTCGTATCTCGGTTTCATTCCGGTATTTCCCCTCAGGTGTCAGTCGCTTGTTTCGGTATACGTCTGGATTGTTGATCGCCACTACCAGCTCTATGAACTGCCACGGTGAGGGAAGTCTGGATACAACCAACCTAGAATATGGAAAACTACTTAGGTGAAGATGACAGTCGTGATGAAGCACACCTCGACCTTGGTCAGGTGCGTAATCGATCCTCATGTAACCAACGAGTCGACTGTAACCACCTGCTGTGACTGCAATATCATACTCGTTAATCAACGCCAGAAGTGCAGTTCGATCTTCATTGCTCATCTTTGAACTAGAAGCGGTTTCAAAAATTGAGCGGTAACGGTACACTGGTGGGATGAGCCGACATGACGTGACTGACCAACAGTGGGAAATTCTGGAGCCGTTGATCCCTAAGCAGAAGCCGGGGCGCGGGCGACCGCGTGCGGATGATCGCCGTACGCTGAACGGCATTCTGTTCGTCCTGAAGACGGGCTGCCAATGGAAAGATATGCCCGAAGAGTTCGGCGACCATGTGACGTGCTGGCGGCGGCTGGATCGCTGGCAGCGGGACGGGACGTGGGAGCGGATCTGGCGGGCGCTGCTGGGGCAACTGGATGCGCAAGGCAAGTTGGAATGGACCGAAGCGTTTCTGGATGGGAGTTTCACCCCCGCTAAAAAGGGGGCTCCGGCGTCGGAACGACGAAGGTCGGCAAAGGCAGTCAAGTGATGCTGGTGGTAGAAGGACATGGGTTGCCAATTGGGGTGGTGGTGGAAAGCGCCACGCCTCACGAAGTCACGTTGGCGCAAGCCGTGATTGATGACGTTATGGTGCCCCGTGCGAAGCGCAAAC
The sequence above is a segment of the Candidatus Flexicrinis affinis genome. Coding sequences within it:
- a CDS encoding S8 family serine peptidase, with translation MPVLTPSLRPTPERVGALSDFTGTGVTIAVIDSGFYAHPDLRGRIRVHVDATTDDIVESQSVSKSPAYSWHGMMTSVICAGDGWRSGGKYRGIASGAELVLVKISSPKNEVKEVDIQRGLEWVLANHRRYHIRVVNLSVGGDFVSYDGQHPLHLVIRTLTQEGVIVVAAAGNRPVNHLLPPASSAEAITVGGLDDNNTDDRSEWRLYGHNSGLAYDGSDKPDLVAPARWIASPIMPSTPVAWEAFWIGPLLENSAKHPIRQLMESGSADRGLTKLFGQPYSPTC
- a CDS encoding circularly permuted type 2 ATP-grasp protein, translated to MIQQAIQHYHDLLVGGLAEETHQQLMEWQRERRLYFGAVPVCRVLRPHFYNVEAWEYLRERTALVLSAFRKAHDAAMNDVKLREQLDLEPYEEEMLHVDKDARIDTPWTSSRLDSFFRPETGYLKFVEYNAETPAGIGYGDTLTGVFEDLPVFHRFQQRYRVQPTRGMSHLLECILRGYREWGGHDRPQIAVLDWANVPTRNEHYMSAEYFESHGYTSIVTEPEALEYRDGGLYQGDFKVDIIYKRVLCTELIHQLGMQHDVVRAVRDGAVFITNSFSAKLLAKKASLAVLSDETNAHLFSPRELDAVHAHIPWTRRVQDRKTTYEGQEVDLLEWVADNRHKLVIKPNDEYGGSGVIIGWEVDSDRWNAAIGHAMTTPHVVQERVQTIERDYAAMIDGRLDISKRYVDADPYAYYGERIEGCLTRLSGTALLNVTAGTGSVVPVFVIEEAGA
- a CDS encoding IS5 family transposase; the protein is MTDQQWEILEPLIPKQKPGRGRPRADDRRTLNGILFVLKTGCQWKDMPEEFGDHVTCWRRLDRWQRDGTWERIWRALLGQLDAQGKLEWTEAFLDGSFTPAKKGAPASERRRSAKAVK